A single window of Caldicellulosiruptor bescii DSM 6725 DNA harbors:
- the tsaD gene encoding tRNA (adenosine(37)-N6)-threonylcarbamoyltransferase complex transferase subunit TsaD, translating into MLVLGIETSCDETSAAIVEDGRKILSNVIYSQIDIHYQFGGVVPEIASRKHVEKISYVVDMAFKQAGLTIDDIDGIAATYGPGLVGSLLVGLSFAKALSYAKRLPFVAVNHIEGHIYANFITYPQLTPPLIVLVVSGGHTNLIILKDFEEYEVVGKTRDDAAGEAFDKIARYLGLGYPGGPAIDKIAKQGDEDKYKYPVADVGGYNFSFSGLKSAVINHVHGLWQRGEEFKIEDVAASFQKTVVSILVEKTINLSLETNIRKIAVAGGVAANSKLRSEFYKKCAEHNIEFFVPEFKYCTDNAAMIASCGYFKLQKGIVSSYRENAVPYINLVSKKS; encoded by the coding sequence ATGCTTGTACTTGGGATTGAAACTTCATGCGATGAAACTTCTGCTGCAATTGTAGAAGATGGAAGAAAGATTCTGTCAAATGTAATATACTCCCAGATAGATATTCATTATCAATTTGGTGGTGTTGTCCCAGAGATAGCTTCTCGCAAACATGTTGAAAAAATTTCATACGTTGTTGATATGGCGTTCAAACAGGCAGGTTTGACTATAGACGACATTGATGGTATTGCTGCAACGTACGGACCTGGTCTTGTAGGTTCGCTTCTTGTTGGACTTTCTTTTGCAAAGGCACTAAGCTATGCAAAAAGGCTTCCGTTTGTTGCTGTGAATCACATTGAAGGGCATATTTATGCAAATTTTATAACATACCCTCAGCTTACACCACCACTGATTGTTCTGGTGGTCTCTGGAGGGCATACTAATCTAATTATTTTAAAAGATTTTGAAGAGTATGAGGTGGTTGGTAAAACTAGAGATGATGCGGCAGGCGAGGCTTTTGATAAGATTGCAAGATACTTAGGGCTTGGATATCCTGGCGGTCCTGCCATAGACAAAATCGCAAAGCAAGGTGATGAGGACAAATACAAATATCCTGTTGCTGATGTTGGTGGATACAATTTTAGCTTCAGCGGATTAAAATCTGCCGTGATAAACCATGTTCATGGGCTTTGGCAGAGGGGCGAAGAATTTAAAATAGAAGATGTTGCTGCGTCATTTCAAAAAACAGTTGTGAGCATACTTGTTGAAAAAACAATCAATCTATCACTTGAGACAAATATAAGAAAAATAGCAGTTGCCGGTGGCGTTGCTGCAAACTCAAAGCTAAGAAGTGAATTTTATAAAAAATGTGCCGAGCACAATATTGAATTTTTTGTGCCGGAATTTAAGTACTGTACAGACAATGCAGCTATGATTGCTTCGTGTGGATACTTTAAGCTGCAAAAAGGAATAGTATCATCTTACCGTGAAAATGCTGTCCCTTATATAAATCTTGTAAGCAAAAAAAGTTAA
- a CDS encoding GAF domain-containing protein, protein MIELYDQISKLRNILEKLSSYILYVSTEKNIEDILLQTIDICLELTTSDGATIYLKEIIENEEKLVIKATKNQSVNFEFYLGYSLPINSISIAGYVASNRKPVIINNTLSLLENHEYRQFKFFDRSLHYITINTITVPIFDYTNRVIGVLQVVNKKAKPQLKLEENNAHLFTIDYTDNDARIILAISALLGIILDRIWLYQKNDQLITNTQKMLSNIFDSVKKSILTLNDIMLTGQQKFIEYLQAEKRKKVLEFKEGFELCKKQIELSKVTETIITVCYLSIETSDNKLSNIFYEVLSSEIRIYDIPVMVKENEYVLLLYNVDLIKAKMIAKRIERKMIEKANSQNYNFSFKTKWSFYEIKPSEEKTLEEICEGLKSTGAEL, encoded by the coding sequence ATGATAGAACTTTATGACCAAATTTCGAAATTACGAAATATTCTTGAGAAATTGAGTTCTTATATATTATATGTCTCAACTGAAAAAAATATAGAGGATATTCTCCTTCAAACCATTGATATATGTTTAGAACTTACAACAAGTGATGGTGCCACAATTTATCTTAAAGAAATAATAGAAAACGAGGAAAAACTTGTAATCAAAGCTACAAAAAATCAATCAGTCAATTTTGAGTTCTACTTGGGATACTCACTGCCCATAAATTCTATTAGTATAGCAGGATATGTTGCTTCTAACCGCAAACCTGTGATTATAAATAACACTTTATCTTTACTTGAAAATCATGAATATAGGCAATTCAAATTTTTTGACAGGAGTTTGCATTATATTACAATTAACACTATAACAGTACCAATTTTTGATTACACAAACAGGGTTATAGGAGTTTTGCAAGTTGTTAATAAGAAGGCAAAACCTCAATTAAAACTTGAAGAAAACAATGCTCATCTATTTACTATTGACTATACTGATAACGATGCAAGAATTATATTAGCAATCTCGGCACTTTTAGGAATCATTTTAGACAGAATTTGGCTTTATCAAAAAAATGATCAACTGATAACAAATACTCAAAAGATGCTAAGTAATATTTTCGACTCGGTAAAAAAATCAATTTTGACTTTAAATGATATAATGCTGACAGGTCAGCAAAAGTTCATAGAGTATCTTCAAGCTGAGAAAAGAAAAAAAGTTCTCGAGTTTAAGGAAGGATTTGAACTTTGTAAAAAACAAATTGAACTCTCAAAAGTTACTGAGACAATTATAACTGTATGTTATTTATCAATTGAAACTTCAGATAATAAATTATCAAATATATTCTATGAAGTACTTTCATCAGAAATAAGAATATATGACATTCCTGTAATGGTAAAAGAAAATGAGTATGTCCTTCTACTTTATAACGTCGATTTGATAAAAGCTAAAATGATTGCTAAAAGGATAGAAAGAAAAATGATTGAAAAGGCAAATTCACAAAACTATAACTTTTCATTCAAAACCAAATGGAGTTTCTATGAAATAAAGCCTTCAGAAGAAAAAACTCTTGAGGAAATATGTGAAGGTTTAAAAAGTACTGGAGCAGAGCTTTAA
- a CDS encoding sensor domain-containing diguanylate cyclase: protein MIEYNNPQDLKRLIRKLNKIGITISREKNVDTILEMILNESIDITNSDGGTLYIVKEFEGQTYLVITLAKNYSVDFNYIGYKIPIDNQSIVGYVAQNGIPVTINNIQNIQNSHLQQFKLFDQALHYKTLNLMAIPMIDYQGNVIGVLQIINKKKDNSIKLTEDNIYQNIADFTKEDEEIILSLASQASLLIERIHLYQRIEKNIANTRYALISLFNSMKQVIANLSEDILIEQEEFKKYASLDDLTGLFTRNEGMIYLEKQIQLSKMNETHFVVCFIDVDRLKQVNDTFCHQIGL from the coding sequence ATGATCGAATATAATAATCCCCAAGATTTAAAAAGACTAATCAGAAAACTCAATAAAATTGGAATTACAATTTCACGGGAGAAAAACGTCGATACCATTTTAGAAATGATCTTAAATGAAAGCATTGACATCACAAATAGTGATGGTGGTACCCTCTATATCGTAAAAGAATTCGAAGGACAAACATATTTAGTCATCACACTTGCCAAAAACTACTCAGTTGATTTTAATTACATTGGTTATAAAATACCTATAGATAATCAAAGCATTGTCGGATACGTTGCCCAAAATGGCATTCCTGTTACAATTAACAACATTCAAAATATCCAAAATTCTCACCTGCAGCAGTTTAAACTTTTCGACCAAGCTTTACATTATAAAACCCTAAATCTTATGGCAATACCCATGATTGATTATCAAGGCAATGTGATTGGTGTTTTGCAGATAATAAACAAAAAGAAAGACAACTCCATTAAGCTAACAGAAGACAACATCTACCAAAATATTGCTGACTTTACAAAAGAAGATGAAGAAATTATTTTGTCACTTGCATCTCAAGCGTCTTTATTAATTGAACGAATTCATCTTTACCAAAGGATAGAAAAAAATATTGCAAACACTCGTTATGCTCTAATCAGTTTATTTAATTCTATGAAACAAGTGATTGCAAACTTGAGTGAAGATATTTTAATTGAACAAGAAGAGTTTAAAAAATATGCATCTTTGGACGATCTGACAGGTCTGTTTACGCGAAATGAAGGAATGATTTATTTAGAAAAGCAGATACAACTCTCCAAAATGAATGAAACACACTTTGTTGTTTGCTTTATTGATGTCGATAGATTAAAACAAGTAAACGATACATTTTGCCACCAAATAGGGCTATGA
- a CDS encoding diguanylate cyclase has translation MAFRYGGDEFVLILYKATIREANIVLTRIQNKIDEFNAKVQKPYKIQISYGFAEYSPTSNLNSEDLIKIADENMYKVKKEKKKSRPSY, from the coding sequence ATAGCATTCAGATATGGCGGAGATGAGTTTGTGTTGATACTTTATAAAGCAACAATAAGAGAAGCTAATATTGTTCTTACAAGAATCCAAAATAAAATCGACGAGTTTAACGCAAAAGTCCAAAAGCCCTATAAGATTCAAATAAGCTATGGATTTGCTGAATATTCCCCAACTTCCAATTTGAACTCCGAAGACTTGATTAAAATAGCTGATGAGAATATGTATAAGGTCAAGAAAGAAAAGAAAAAAAGTCGACCCTCATATTAA
- a CDS encoding MBL fold metallo-hydrolase — protein MNGSEEEKMSKENPLKFLGIISAFNPNYNNTSVYFELEDNLFLIDCGGGIFNSLLSLKLLEKYLHLNVLITHTHPDHIASLGQLILYCYYQLSKKITLIFPQPEIISNLLDYMGIRNEIYTLKTPQDFVNYLSKLTVISLEQVHVNELPCFGYLIYLNNITFYYSGDSKSIPLYILTKFLEGEIDFLFQDTCSENHNHHPHLSIKELSEQIPPSKRKQVYCIHIDERFDINLAKNLGFNIP, from the coding sequence ATGAATGGTAGTGAAGAAGAAAAAATGTCAAAGGAAAACCCTTTAAAATTTCTGGGAATTATAAGTGCTTTTAATCCTAATTATAACAATACCTCTGTTTACTTTGAATTGGAAGATAATCTTTTTTTAATTGACTGTGGTGGAGGTATATTTAACTCCCTTTTGAGTTTGAAACTACTTGAAAAATATTTGCATTTAAATGTTTTAATAACTCATACACACCCTGACCACATTGCAAGTTTAGGTCAATTAATATTGTATTGTTATTATCAACTAAGTAAGAAAATAACTCTTATCTTTCCTCAACCTGAAATAATATCAAATTTACTTGACTATATGGGTATCAGAAATGAGATATACACTTTGAAAACCCCTCAGGACTTTGTTAACTATCTCAGTAAACTTACGGTAATATCCTTAGAACAAGTTCATGTAAATGAATTGCCTTGTTTTGGATATCTAATTTACTTGAATAATATAACATTTTATTACAGTGGGGACTCAAAATCAATTCCTCTTTATATCCTAACCAAATTTTTAGAAGGCGAAATAGATTTTTTATTCCAAGACACTTGTTCAGAAAATCATAACCATCATCCCCATCTTTCCATAAAGGAACTTTCAGAACAAATACCACCCTCAAAAAGAAAACAGGTTTATTGTATACATATTGATGAAAGGTTTGATATAAATTTAGCTAAAAATTTAGGGTTTAATATACCTTAA
- a CDS encoding DedA family protein: protein MEFIKQIFISIAEYLSQFGHLGIFIGMTLESACIPIPSEVILPLGGYLVYKGIGSVLSMTIVATLGCLAGSVIAYVLGYFGGRPFILKYGKYFFISKHDFERAEKFFQKRGEITIFLSRLLPIIRTFISLPAGIAKMNFTKFCFYTILGSFPWCFLFVYLGKKLGDNWKSIEENLKGFDYLILALIIAAIVGYVVYKIFKGKKSAEIE from the coding sequence ATGGAGTTTATAAAACAAATATTTATCTCAATTGCTGAATACCTATCTCAGTTTGGTCATTTAGGTATATTCATAGGAATGACGCTTGAGTCTGCCTGCATTCCAATACCCTCTGAAGTCATCCTGCCACTTGGTGGGTATCTTGTATACAAAGGAATTGGAAGTGTACTCTCCATGACCATTGTTGCAACCCTGGGATGTTTAGCAGGATCTGTAATAGCCTATGTATTAGGGTATTTTGGCGGAAGGCCATTTATACTCAAGTACGGTAAATACTTTTTTATCTCAAAGCACGATTTCGAAAGAGCAGAAAAATTCTTTCAAAAAAGAGGGGAAATTACTATATTTTTGAGCAGACTTCTGCCTATTATAAGAACATTCATCTCACTTCCTGCTGGAATTGCAAAGATGAATTTTACAAAGTTTTGCTTTTATACAATCCTTGGTTCATTCCCATGGTGCTTCCTTTTTGTGTATCTTGGCAAAAAACTTGGAGATAATTGGAAGTCAATTGAAGAGAATTTAAAAGGTTTTGATTATCTTATATTAGCCCTAATAATTGCTGCAATTGTGGGTTATGTTGTCTATAAAATCTTTAAAGGCAAAAAGTCAGCTGAGATTGAATAA
- a CDS encoding S-layer homology domain-containing protein has translation MKLFKKRLLLICVMLVFAIVQIFSAIAFAQGTSNPIFSDLPQNHWAYNAVKFMVERGIITGYPDNTFRPDNPVTRAEFARIMVISLNLPIKVTDNPSFKDVPKDHWAYPHVETAKFYLTGFRTQNGDYFKPSDYAVREDMAVALVKAKGLQNENVDLSILSNYIDKDQISKNLVKHVAIAIAKGIMVGSPVSNSNQYKFDPQGILTRAQAAVLLYNVINAQSTEEKVTYDDSSSGSNQQYTYPVPNVTAYTKGDRVVLIWNRINDKKLKGYAVVISKNNSQPGYPQDGYLTILSDRNANYIEIGVNSKYNNGDFGAYIKSGEEYYFSVTAIYEGNVYVKGNAVKMRMPVIPNYFEKPSVKYEYKDNKFVLSWQKIDDFRLIGYWIVISKKTKEPKYPDNGYLVFINDKNTTQIIIDNTIPYKNGDFGEYLKDGEEYYFSVTAQYQDRVVPGNSIKAIYYSNLEIAKLRPKLQAKTVRWRGQWYINLRWDKIDSDKLQGYKVVVSDKNSTPDLNKDGLLAVISDKNVTSVNIKAKDKYLLNGEYKELKRGHYYYFTVYAIYSDRVVDGNVIRIKIP, from the coding sequence ATGAAATTATTTAAAAAGCGTCTTTTGCTGATATGTGTAATGTTGGTTTTTGCTATAGTACAAATTTTTTCTGCAATTGCTTTTGCGCAAGGCACATCAAATCCTATTTTTTCTGACCTTCCTCAAAATCATTGGGCATACAATGCAGTGAAATTCATGGTAGAAAGAGGAATTATAACAGGTTATCCAGATAACACATTCAGACCAGACAATCCAGTTACAAGAGCTGAATTTGCAAGGATTATGGTAATTAGCTTGAACCTTCCAATCAAAGTGACAGATAATCCATCCTTTAAAGATGTTCCAAAAGACCACTGGGCATATCCACATGTAGAGACTGCAAAATTTTATTTGACAGGTTTTAGAACTCAGAATGGTGACTACTTTAAGCCATCTGACTATGCGGTAAGAGAGGATATGGCAGTTGCCCTTGTAAAAGCAAAGGGATTGCAGAATGAAAATGTTGACCTGAGTATTTTAAGTAACTACATTGATAAAGACCAGATATCAAAGAATCTTGTTAAACATGTCGCAATTGCCATTGCAAAGGGTATTATGGTGGGAAGCCCAGTTTCAAATTCTAATCAATATAAGTTTGACCCGCAAGGAATTCTAACACGTGCACAGGCAGCAGTGCTGTTGTATAATGTTATTAATGCTCAATCAACTGAAGAAAAAGTTACCTATGACGATTCTTCATCAGGTTCTAATCAGCAATATACTTATCCTGTACCCAATGTTACTGCCTATACAAAGGGGGACAGAGTTGTCCTGATATGGAATAGAATAAATGACAAAAAACTGAAAGGATATGCAGTTGTTATCTCAAAAAACAATAGCCAGCCGGGATATCCGCAAGATGGTTATCTTACAATCTTATCTGATAGAAATGCCAATTATATAGAAATTGGAGTAAACTCAAAATATAACAATGGCGATTTTGGAGCTTATATAAAGAGCGGAGAAGAGTATTATTTCAGTGTTACAGCAATCTATGAAGGAAATGTCTACGTAAAAGGCAATGCTGTGAAAATGAGAATGCCAGTTATACCAAATTATTTTGAAAAACCATCTGTTAAGTATGAATATAAAGACAATAAATTTGTTTTAAGCTGGCAAAAGATAGACGATTTCCGACTTATAGGATATTGGATTGTGATATCCAAAAAGACTAAAGAACCTAAATATCCGGACAATGGTTATCTTGTTTTTATCAATGACAAAAATACAACTCAGATTATTATTGACAACACAATTCCTTACAAAAATGGAGATTTCGGTGAGTATTTAAAAGATGGTGAAGAATATTATTTTAGTGTAACAGCTCAGTATCAGGACAGGGTTGTCCCTGGGAATAGCATCAAGGCCATTTATTATTCTAATTTGGAGATTGCAAAATTAAGACCAAAGTTGCAGGCAAAAACAGTAAGATGGAGGGGACAGTGGTATATAAACTTAAGATGGGACAAAATTGATAGCGATAAGCTTCAAGGATATAAAGTTGTAGTATCTGATAAAAACTCAACACCCGACTTAAATAAAGATGGGTTACTGGCAGTAATATCAGATAAAAACGTTACTTCTGTAAATATCAAAGCAAAAGATAAGTATTTACTAAATGGAGAATATAAGGAACTCAAAAGAGGACATTACTATTACTTTACAGTTTATGCTATTTACTCTGATAGAGTAGTAGATGGCAATGTAATTAGAATAAAGATACCATAA
- a CDS encoding HD-GYP domain-containing protein yields MKKVTVDQLEEGMKLARDVFTENGKLLLPEGFIIKLSFIQKLREHNIDSVYVEDEKAESYVKEEVIYHETFVAIQDLMLSAKAGEIVDPFVAKEIVNDIVSQIIEEEDVFLKIVGFRDVDNYTYFHSVDVSIFAAIIGKLLELDRKQIEDLALAALLHDFGKMKIPHEILNKPAKLTDEEFEEMKKHTIYGYQIVKNMEGISEQVAEVALLHHERLDGSGYPLKLKGDKIPLFAKIVAVADVYDALTADRVYKKKIVPTKAADYLTKYSGIHFDKDIVQKFLKMVVKYPVGCFVVLNTGEIAIVYEENPFNKTRPIVKVVARKEGPPVLIPYFVDLSQDYKREIIDVINY; encoded by the coding sequence ATGAAAAAAGTGACAGTTGATCAGCTCGAAGAAGGTATGAAACTTGCGCGGGATGTGTTTACTGAAAACGGCAAGCTTTTGCTTCCAGAAGGGTTTATCATAAAACTTTCATTTATTCAAAAGCTGAGAGAACACAACATTGACAGCGTCTATGTGGAAGATGAAAAAGCTGAAAGTTATGTGAAAGAAGAGGTTATTTATCATGAAACCTTTGTTGCCATTCAGGACCTGATGCTGTCTGCAAAGGCAGGAGAAATTGTTGACCCATTTGTCGCAAAAGAAATTGTAAATGATATCGTCTCTCAAATAATCGAAGAAGAAGATGTATTTTTGAAAATTGTTGGATTTAGAGATGTGGATAACTATACATACTTCCACTCTGTTGATGTGAGCATTTTTGCCGCTATAATTGGAAAGCTTTTAGAACTTGACAGAAAACAAATAGAAGATTTGGCTTTGGCAGCACTTCTGCATGATTTTGGCAAGATGAAAATCCCTCATGAGATATTAAACAAACCCGCAAAGCTTACCGACGAAGAGTTCGAAGAGATGAAAAAACACACTATATACGGATATCAAATTGTAAAAAACATGGAGGGGATTTCTGAACAAGTTGCAGAAGTAGCACTTTTGCATCACGAAAGACTTGATGGTTCTGGATATCCTCTCAAACTAAAAGGTGATAAAATACCACTATTTGCCAAAATTGTGGCAGTGGCAGATGTTTACGACGCGCTTACAGCAGACAGAGTGTATAAAAAGAAAATAGTGCCAACAAAGGCAGCAGATTATCTTACAAAATATTCGGGCATTCATTTTGACAAAGATATTGTCCAAAAGTTTTTAAAGATGGTAGTTAAATATCCGGTGGGTTGCTTTGTTGTTCTAAATACTGGCGAGATTGCAATTGTGTACGAAGAAAATCCTTTCAACAAGACAAGACCAATCGTGAAAGTTGTTGCAAGAAAAGAAGGTCCACCTGTGCTCATTCCTTATTTTGTGGACCTTTCTCAAGATTATAAAAGGGAAATTATTGATGTAATTAACTATTAA
- the uppP gene encoding undecaprenyl-diphosphatase UppP, protein MTTFQAIFLGILQGLGEFLPISSSAHLIIFPWLFGWKEHSLVFDVALHLGTLLAVLVYFWKDYLDIVVQGIAKPKSEKGKLFWFIIVATIPGALFGYLFENIVEEVFRKQYLLIAIVLAVFGFILYYVDSIAKNKIELSKMNVFQAALIGVSQAFALFPGISRSGITMTTGLLLGLKKEAAAKFSFLMSAPIILGAGAVSLLKNINHVSAEFSNFAIGFFTSAVVGFLAIHFLLGIVKKSGFKIFAYYRFFLAAVILAFYLLRAV, encoded by the coding sequence TTGACAACATTTCAAGCAATCTTCTTAGGAATATTGCAGGGGCTTGGAGAATTCTTGCCAATTTCAAGCTCTGCGCACCTGATAATCTTCCCATGGCTCTTTGGCTGGAAAGAACACTCTCTTGTATTTGATGTTGCTCTGCATCTTGGAACACTCTTGGCGGTACTTGTATATTTTTGGAAGGATTACTTGGATATCGTGGTACAAGGGATTGCAAAGCCAAAGTCAGAAAAAGGAAAATTGTTCTGGTTTATAATAGTTGCAACAATTCCGGGTGCACTTTTTGGATACTTATTTGAAAATATTGTAGAAGAAGTTTTCAGAAAACAATATCTTTTGATTGCAATTGTACTTGCAGTGTTTGGTTTTATCTTGTACTATGTAGACTCAATTGCAAAAAATAAAATAGAACTTTCAAAGATGAATGTGTTTCAAGCAGCCCTAATTGGTGTCTCACAGGCGTTTGCTCTTTTCCCCGGGATTTCGCGATCTGGCATAACAATGACAACAGGACTTTTGCTTGGTCTTAAAAAAGAAGCTGCAGCTAAATTTTCGTTCTTGATGTCAGCACCTATTATACTTGGTGCAGGAGCTGTGTCGCTTTTAAAAAACATCAATCATGTGTCTGCTGAGTTTTCCAACTTTGCAATTGGCTTTTTTACATCGGCAGTTGTAGGTTTTCTGGCAATTCATTTTTTGCTTGGTATTGTCAAAAAAAGCGGTTTTAAAATTTTCGCATATTACAGATTTTTCTTAGCTGCAGTCATTTTAGCCTTCTATCTTTTAAGAGCAGTGTAG
- a CDS encoding aspartate aminotransferase family protein: MKLDEIISYDSQYYVNVFGSRIPLAFVRGKGCILYDSQNKEYLDFISGISVCNLGHSHPKFVAALKEQIEKLIHTSSLFYIEPQALLAKKLAEVSKFDKVFFCNSGAEANEAAIKLVRNYFYKKGLSKYKIITLENSFHGRTLATTAATGQKKYQKPFEPMPEGFINVEADIEKIKNAIDDKTAAVMIELVQAEGGIKVLSKEFVQKLYSLCKEHGLLFVIDEVQTGIGRCGSLFCFEQYDITPDIITLAKGLGNGVPIGAMLCKKEVATFEPGEHGSTFGGNLLATRAALEVLKIIEEENIIENVNKMSTYLKQKLLELKKEFDFITDVRGLGLLIGVEFSFPVKDLVKELALTGLLTSSCGGGNVIRFAPPLIVQKTHIDKALEIFKDVVKRYADMGRA, encoded by the coding sequence ATGAAGTTAGATGAGATAATCTCTTATGATTCACAGTACTATGTCAACGTTTTTGGCAGTCGAATACCACTTGCATTTGTAAGAGGAAAAGGATGCATTCTTTATGACAGCCAAAACAAAGAATATCTTGATTTTATCTCTGGAATTTCTGTCTGCAATTTGGGGCACAGCCACCCAAAATTTGTTGCTGCCCTGAAAGAACAGATTGAAAAGCTTATACACACATCAAGCCTGTTTTATATTGAACCTCAAGCACTTTTGGCAAAAAAACTTGCTGAAGTTTCTAAATTTGACAAAGTATTTTTCTGTAACTCTGGGGCTGAGGCAAACGAGGCTGCAATAAAGCTTGTGAGAAATTATTTTTATAAAAAAGGGCTTTCTAAATATAAAATCATTACACTTGAAAATTCGTTCCATGGAAGAACTCTTGCAACAACTGCTGCAACAGGTCAAAAAAAGTATCAAAAGCCCTTTGAACCAATGCCAGAAGGATTTATAAACGTTGAGGCAGACATTGAAAAGATAAAAAATGCCATAGACGACAAAACAGCAGCGGTTATGATTGAGCTTGTCCAGGCAGAAGGCGGAATAAAGGTGCTTTCAAAAGAGTTTGTACAAAAGCTTTATAGCCTCTGCAAAGAACACGGGCTTTTGTTTGTAATTGACGAGGTTCAGACAGGTATTGGAAGGTGCGGCAGTCTTTTTTGTTTTGAGCAGTATGATATAACACCTGATATAATTACTCTTGCAAAAGGGCTTGGAAATGGTGTGCCGATTGGAGCTATGCTTTGCAAAAAAGAGGTTGCCACATTTGAACCAGGGGAGCACGGTTCAACTTTTGGTGGAAATTTGCTTGCAACAAGAGCAGCTTTAGAAGTATTGAAGATAATCGAAGAAGAAAATATAATTGAAAATGTAAATAAAATGAGCACATACTTAAAGCAAAAACTTCTTGAGCTAAAAAAAGAATTTGATTTTATAACAGATGTGAGAGGTTTAGGTCTTTTAATAGGTGTTGAATTTTCCTTCCCGGTAAAAGATCTTGTAAAAGAATTAGCGTTAACTGGACTTTTGACAAGTAGCTGTGGTGGAGGCAATGTAATACGATTTGCTCCACCTTTGATTGTTCAAAAAACTCACATAGATAAAGCTTTGGAAATCTTCAAAGACGTGGTGAAAAGGTATGCTGACATGGGAAGAGCTTGA
- a CDS encoding uracil-DNA glycosylase — translation MLTWEELENACLSCEKCPISKNRTNVVVGDGNKNAKLVFVGEAPGEEEDKQGKPFVGRAGKFLDLALASLELSREKDFYICNILKCRPPNNRVPTELEAQNCLPFLRAQIKLISPKIIVCLGATAMKYILGKDLKITQDRGKWFEKGSFLIMATYHPAALLRDPGKREDFYRDLKSVKERLEKIK, via the coding sequence ATGCTGACATGGGAAGAGCTTGAAAATGCATGTCTTTCATGTGAAAAGTGTCCTATTTCTAAAAATCGCACAAACGTTGTTGTGGGTGATGGGAATAAAAACGCAAAGCTTGTGTTTGTAGGTGAAGCTCCGGGTGAGGAAGAAGACAAGCAAGGAAAACCTTTTGTGGGAAGGGCAGGAAAGTTTTTGGATTTGGCTTTGGCTTCTTTAGAGCTTTCAAGAGAAAAAGATTTTTATATCTGCAACATTTTAAAGTGTAGACCCCCAAACAACCGCGTTCCAACAGAGCTTGAAGCTCAAAACTGCTTGCCTTTTTTGAGAGCCCAGATAAAACTCATCTCTCCAAAAATAATTGTCTGCCTCGGTGCAACTGCCATGAAATATATTCTTGGCAAAGACCTTAAAATCACTCAAGACAGGGGGAAGTGGTTTGAAAAAGGTAGTTTTTTGATTATGGCTACATACCATCCAGCAGCACTTTTAAGAGACCCAGGCAAAAGAGAGGATTTTTACAGGGATTTGAAAAGTGTAAAGGAAAGGCTGGAGAAAATAAAATAG